The sequence TTACGTAACTAAGAATTTCTTTCTTTCACAAACCTTATCAAGAGTATGTTTCTTTTCAGACATCAAGAAGAGCACTTTTAAATTTGCATTTACACGCTATGTTTTGTCATTggtgtaattttttatatatatatatatatatcatcaatcccaGATTTATCACACGATTTATAGCAGATGACACTCAGAGGTCTGGGCCACATTTTGTATGTTCTAAATCAATTAACGAAATcctatttatatagatttttttcactGGATTCCACTTCTTCAAGTTCATTATTATATAATGTACCTCAATTTATTTCTTTCACTAGTTATAATCTTTACTACTTAACTTTTCTGGAGATCTAAAAATATTTTGTCTAAAATATGTGATAAAAATTAGGCCATTAATTCAGTAGCAAAAAACACCACTATCTATTAAATGTCGGAGATGGAAGATTTGCGGTTGAATTTTGTAATATCGCGGTCTTGACAAGtcctgaaaagaaaatattcttattcaGTGAGTGCAGTCACTTGATTGCAACTTGGAAGCAATTACTTTTGACTCTAGGGTATAAGCCACCTTAAATATAAATCTTAACaattaaaatgttaatttttaattctaataaataacATCCAAAGTTGTAGTTAACTTTAATGTACAAGATATTAATTTAACCAAAGCTTATTGCTTAggttatgttgatttttttttttttagtatataaacACTTATGCAAGACCATAATTTAAAAGGTCAGTTTAATAGTAGCTAAACAGTTTTTAGGATCACTATTGTATTCTTAAACTATATAATTACTTAAATACTTTGGGGAGATATCTATCTGTAAACTACCTCcaataattatttacttttctATTCCACAGAAACGTGCTAGCTCTATCCGTCTTCAGTTACTGGATATGTTTCAACACATAAATTTACTAGATGTTCCAATATCAAATATGTTGTTTTGAGGAATAGTGGGAGTCTAGTTCATCAGTCAAAAAAGACAACATAAGTTACTCCTCCCTTAAATTTGACATAATTATCCAATAAGATCTAGTCATGGCTCCTATTGTTCTTAATCAAACTGATAATTCTGACAAAAGTGAAGAGAATGAAACAGTTGATCAAATGTGGTTTGATCAtataaaggaagaggaggaggcctTTTGTTATACATGTAATTCTACAGCTGTGGGAAAAGATTTGGCCCATCATCTTTTTCTTGGGCAACTTAATTGTATCCACTGTACAGTGAAAATCGCTACTTGTGATTATCTTCAGGAAGTCTATTATTCCAGTAcacataaatgtaaacaaaacgaaTCTGGTAAACATGAATTTTTAAAGTGGCAAACATCTAGTACAGAATACCTTTCATATTTTTTGCGAAGAGAACTTGTAATCGAGAGATTTTGTCGAAATTTAAAAGGGTCTCCTACGGTAGAAGAAGTACTTGGGATGGTTAGGGACTACGTGTGTAAATTAAGTGCAATTGAAAATCACGATCCATGGAAGAATGAACTACAGGAATGCTGGAAATATCTGGAGAGGAAAAACTTAGGCAAACAGTCATGTCATTCTAATAAAGACTCTCAAAACTCTAATTGTTTAGAATCAGAGGAGGAAGTATCTGACAATTCAAATCTTTTAGAGGAAATTAGATTATCTGCACCAAATGAAGCTTTAAACGTGAGTGACAATTCTGCAGACAGTTCACATGAGGAAAGTGTATCTTCTTCAGGAGAATCCCAAAGTAAAAATAACAGTGAGGAAGATAGAAGTGAATTGTTCAAATATCGAATTCAACACGCATCGAGAGATTCCCATTTACCCAAATCAGTGACCATCTCCCACCAGTCATCTTCTGAAATACCTTCAACAAATAAAGAAACCACAGACACAGCTCAGGTTGATGAAAGTGCGGGAGAAATATTGTCCGACGAACAACTGGAACAAGACGAGCCTGACGACGAACTTTTATCTGCATTTACAATAGGGGGATTGGACCAGACCATTGAGTATGTTACTATTCAAGATGCATGCAGAGGAAAAGCAGATGCTGGTGTAAACGAATCGCTGATCTCTGAAAACCGAGAGACTATTGAAATATCCAGTGGGAAAAGAAAGAAGGTAAACGAAAGCTTTGGTGGTCCTAGAAAAAGAAAGTGTCGCAAATATGATACACAGAGTAATGATTTTCAGCTTCCAGAAGGAgtgataaaaaatgataattatttggTTATTCATTTCCCTGTAGAAAGTTGTCCAGAAGAGTGTCCAAACTGCTACTGTGAATTCACTCCATCAATGTTAACCGTTAATTGTTCTACATTTGTTTCAACCATCATTTGTGAGGAATGTAACCTTACGGTTTATGTTTTCCCAGAGTAGCTTAAGCAATACCgcgtttattacattttaatgttttACTTGTAATTTTAGCTCAGCTATTATGGTCTTTGTAAGACTTGATTAATTATTAATCTTTTGGCATTCTTTTAGCTTAGTTTATGTTCTCCAAGAGTATCTTAAGCACTACAGTGTGTAAATTTAAAGGTTTTGGTTGTAATTTTAGTCCGCTTATTATGGTCTTTGTAAGACTGAATGTAAGActgaattattaatcattatagacattttaatataaaaaaaaccccTATCCTTgagttatttcatttttttcctaagAAATTTAGGACAAAAATACTACAGGATACCTTTATGCCTTCTACCTTTTTAATAGTAAACATATACATGAAATTTAAAAGAGTACAAGTATATTAGTACTGTGACTAGTCTCTACTACAAGAACAATAACTTTGTTATAGTTATTAGCAATTTAACCCAATTAGTCAAATTTATAGATGCATAGTTCCATCCTAACAGATCTGTTATTCgatgaagaaaaattaaagaatgaCAAGTCGAAAAATATCTTCAGTGAGAAAATATtagaggaaataaatgaaaaattatacagCTGCAGAAAATGGACATTACAAAGAAAGTTTCCTTCTGCCAGCCCGTTGAGCAGTACCTACTGGAGGGAAATTGGGGAATGACTTCACCTAGCACTAGCATATGCAAAGTCctctaaataattattagattttaCATATCCAAAATATTGTAAAGCTGCCCCTGGGTATCCATTTGCATGCGGATATGCAGAGGAATTTACAAAGAATCTCACTATACAAACCTTTTCTtattgaattataatttttttttaacagaaaatgaTAGCGTGTACTACTACTGTAACAACTAATCTGTGAGGTAAGAAGAATAATGGCAGAGCAATGGAAGCATTTGATTTGTAAGACACAGCCAAAACTGATTTTGAAGACCAAAAATGTAAACATTAACTGGGTGTCAAAAAACAAGTGTTTTTGGGGGTTAGGGTGCTGTGTGGTCCCCTAGGACTTTCATATAAAGGCTAGAATGGGAAATTCAGTACAACATAACCAAAGAAATACTGTACTGTCCTTCCTGCACTAGGACCAATGTACCAACGTACATAAGGGAGAACCACGGGTTCAGGCTCTGTTGAACTTGTCACAGAACCTTGAATGATGAATTTATCTTCTAACTGACGACATATCACCATTTGGTACGTATTATACTTGGTTCCCTCCATGAAATTAAATTGGCTATATCGTCTCAACCTTTAATAATCACACTTTTGGAAGATTAGGATTGTCAACAGCTATCCAGTCTTCATTTTGTAGATTTAAAATTCTCTTCTGCCATCTGATGTCACTGCAACTGTACATTTATTACTTAATTGTCTTGCGAAGGCAAAGCAGTTGCACCCTAGCAAGAGAGGCTTAAAGACTATATAACTTGACCAAGAGTGACCTTGGTTGTATGAGTAGCTTTAATATATGGTAACCTTATTTTGTCCTTTAACTAGACCTTGTAACCAAATTTTCATGGCTCAGAAGCTAAATGAATCTATAATATCGATTattaatacacatatttataatcaGTTGTTATGAATATCGTTGCATTTCTTAGCTTTCAAAATTATCTCAACAGCATGTAATATGCCACATGGCCCTACTGGGTTTTAACGTTGAGGCTACTTTCAAATAGATCCAACATGGGAAGTCCCCAACAGTTATCATTCAACTTTGCAGATGTATAAGACCATTTTGAGAGGAAGACCTGATCCCCcttactggttacggttcattttccctttgcctattctttagatattctcctctgtcctcatacacctaacaacactaagattaacaaacaattcttcttcgcccaagaggTTACTGTActcattattcagtggccactctcctcttggtaagggtaaaagagactctttagctatggtaaggagctcttccagaaggacactccaaaatcaaaccattgttctctagtcttgggtagtgccatagcctccgtaccatggccttccactgtcttgtgttagagttctcttgcttgagggtacactcaggaacactattttatcttatttctcttcctcttactgtATTGCTTCTCACATGAAGAGCAAAGGCTTAGACCTAGGAAGATATAACTCTCAATAGTTGATGAGATAAGCCTTGGTTTGTGGAGGCTAAGTGTATAATGTTTTTAAATCAAAAAGGTGAAACCACCAGGATCTGAGGCATATGTAAAATGGACTTCACAAGAAAGACAGAAAAGAAAatcctatcttgagattttaagtcTTCAACCAAAGAAGAATTCTTTGTACGCTGTCTAAAATGAGTGGTTGGCTGTCTAGTTGGGGTCCAAGGATCAGCTTAGTCCAGAAATGACTGCATATAACTACCTTTTCATGGTAGATGAAATGATTGGTCAAGGCATACCATATATTGTCAGAGAGATTGAGCCTTTGTAGAAACTCCTGCACCAATGAGACTAACCTTTGGTTACTGTCCTCTGTCAGGCAAACCAAAGTAAATACCTTTTCCATCCTTAAATGTGTTGCCCAAGTAATTGGTTTCAATCTGAATTTTAGTTGACCCGACGACCCAAGTGCTGGTATAAATGAAGTCACTAAAGGTGTTGAATTTGTACTGGTCATGATGACATCACAAGCATTTGGCCAGGTATCTCTGTAACCTTACAGTATTTTATTCCTGTGTGACTATTCTGTTACCAGCACAAGCATCCAAGTGAAAACCTAATAGGAAGTGGATAGCCTGGATACTGAATTGGCAGACCTTGACTTCCAAGATTATAGAAATTTTGAGAAACCACAGTAAGTCCTAAGTCCATCACCAATAGAATTTTCTGCTGATACAGTAATCATTATTTCTAAGAACAGAAGCAAAGTTACTGAGATGGAAAAACTTCTAACATTTGAATCCATGATCAGCATTAATGTATAGTGGCTCTAAGCTTGATCCCTAGTCTATCCAAGAAAATGCAAAAATCTATTACAAAAACTCGAGAGCCAAAAACAGCTAAATATCAACCACATCCTTTAGTGCCAACCATGGTTGGTTTAATCTCTTTAATTTTAGAGCCAATCTCCATATGAAAACAACTAGTAAGGCAGCGATTGCAAATGAACTTCCCTGGCAGGCTTAGAAGAATTCAAGGGAAAGAAA is a genomic window of Palaemon carinicauda isolate YSFRI2023 chromosome 39, ASM3689809v2, whole genome shotgun sequence containing:
- the LOC137631015 gene encoding uncharacterized protein gives rise to the protein MAPIVLNQTDNSDKSEENETVDQMWFDHIKEEEEAFCYTCNSTAVGKDLAHHLFLGQLNCIHCTVKIATCDYLQEVYYSSTHKCKQNESGKHEFLKWQTSSTEYLSYFLRRELVIERFCRNLKGSPTVEEVLGMVRDYVCKLSAIENHDPWKNELQECWKYLERKNLGKQSCHSNKDSQNSNCLESEEEVSDNSNLLEEIRLSAPNEALNVSDNSADSSHEESVSSSGESQSKNNSEEDRSELFKYRIQHASRDSHLPKSVTISHQSSSEIPSTNKETTDTAQVDESAGEILSDEQLEQDEPDDELLSAFTIGGLDQTIEYVTIQDACRGKADAGVNESLISENRETIEISSGKRKKVNESFGGPRKRKCRKYDTQSNDFQLPEGVIKNDNYLVIHFPVESCPEECPNCYCEFTPSMLTVNCSTFVSTIICEECNLTVYVFPE